Proteins encoded within one genomic window of Marasmius oreades isolate 03SP1 chromosome 4, whole genome shotgun sequence:
- a CDS encoding uncharacterized protein (MEROPS:MER0022060), producing the protein MVSQKFQDPFVAAVILDRSQPHDISRKSRHQRSPYLSRALPTSPSEYRSIPLTKVEDFGVHANHYEQK; encoded by the exons ATGGTCAGCCAGAAGTTCCAAGACCCATTTGTTGCAGCCGTA ATTTTGGATCGATCTCAACCACACGATATCAGCCGGAAGAGTAGACACCAGCGCTCTCCGTACCTATCTCGAGCACTACCAACCTCTCCCTCCGAGTACCGCTCTATACCGCTCACCAAGGTCGAAGACTTCGGTGTCCATGCTAATCATTACGAGCAGAAGTAG